One Phaseolus vulgaris cultivar G19833 chromosome 4, P. vulgaris v2.0, whole genome shotgun sequence DNA window includes the following coding sequences:
- the LOC137838657 gene encoding uncharacterized protein: protein MSTLSGTALDWFVSIPTGHITTFQQFSKMFVEQYIVNKAPPLVSYDLFDVRQYQGESLKDFLNKFGAQIVRLPGKDEEMFVHAFKKGVLPGPFSESLIRSHPATFAEIRRRVVAHIAAQSEVSEKRGNVAPAKPCAQARVQPQRVMEAAAGKRDQRMRHPYDPKKGKGKGPGKPKEVNRPPRYEFVMGLDDLIAIPNIAARVKVPEKTTDKVLGPKPDAWCKFHKSFGHSLNSCLALGY from the coding sequence ATGAGCACTCTTAGTGGAacagcgttggactggttcgtcagtatacctACTGGCCACATCACCACGtttcaacagttttccaagatgtttgttgagcagtatatagtgaacaaggcaccaccattggtgtcttacgacctgtttgacgtaaggcagtaccaaggggagtccttgaaggatttcctgaacaaaTTCGGAGCTCAAATAGTCCGCTTGCCAGGTAAAGACGAAGAAATGTTTGTACACGCTTTCAAAAAGGGTGTGTTACCTGGGCCCTTTAGCGAGTCGCTTATCAGGAGTCatcccgccacgtttgctgaaatccggcgacgtgttGTGGCCCACATAGCCGCCCAAAGCGAAGTCTCCGAGAAAaggggaaacgtggccccaGCTAAACCGTGCGCCCAAGCAAGggtccagccgcagagggtgatggaggcagcggcgggaaagagggatcagaggatgcgccatccttacgacccgAAGAAAGGTAAGGGCAAGGGTCCGGGAAAGCCCAAAGAGGTTAATCGCCCGCCAAGGTATGAATTCGTAATGGGATTGGatgacctgatcgccatcccaaatATCGCTGCCAGggtcaaagtgcctgagaaaacaacagacaaggtgttgggacccaAACCAGACGCGTGGTGCAagttccacaagagttttggccaTTCTCTtaactcgtgtttggctttggggtactaa